The nucleotide sequence AATGAAGAAATCTTCAGAAGAGGTAAAGGGTTTTTGCTTCTAAAGCATTAAGCGTTTTTCTTTAGCCTTTAGTTAATACATCACAGGAGCAGATTCGTTTCCATCTACCGTACTTTACGCCTCTTTAGCTAGGataataaagcaaaaaacagcaatgaccagaggcagcccagggagctgcaggttTGAGGCCCGACTGCGCGCTTCCATTCCACATACGGGTTTGGGATTTTCATATAAACCGAAAACGACTTCCGCAAACAACACAGTTTTCAGCTCGGCCTTTCAGCGAGATATCGAAACCCCCTCTGAAAGGCGGCCGGTGGGCACGGTACCATTTACTCACATCGACTTCCACATGACTGATCTCCAAGCAGGGCCCTTCAGGTTAACATCgaaagaaataaaccaaaaaacGCTTTGTTCCTTCAGACACAGAAGTTTATTCTcatccccaccacccccctCCAAAAAGTTAGAggttgtccaaaaaaaaaaaaaaaaaaaaaaaatcaagtaattttTGTCTGCTTCTGCCATTACTGGCGCTCGGAagcagggatttttattttatttttttacctttgcACTCCCCAAACCCTCTTGGCTGACATGCGGACGCGCACCGACTCCTCCTGCTTTGTAGGAACGTAGGGAACTTTGTAGGGAACGCAGGGAACTTTATAGGGAACGCTGGCCTCCCGTGGGGCCGCTGGAAATGAAGGCGTTGCGTGTGATGCAGTCTGGCTCGCTGCGCTCCTCGCGGGGCTGCCGTTTCCTCCTTAGCGTTTTTTCCACCCCCTTCCAGCTACTTTGTTCTTCACTTTGACAAATATCCCTTAACGGTTGCATGGTAGACATGATAGAGGCTTTGACCAACACAAGCACTgacatatttatattaaaaaatagtgcaaaatttcaacatttatataaataactCTAAACccctgcttttgatttttttttgttttttgttttttttttgtcctttttttttacaACGTAATACACGCTTTTTGAGTTGGCACTCAAaaaattgccatttttcttctagttcagaaaacaactttttttttgaataggCCTCTTCTAATACAAAAATACTCCTGCTCCTTACACATAcactttctcttatttttaatatatatttatatatttatattgcagatctttaaacaaaatgttttttgtgcaaatattttgtctttaaagtTAAGTgaaataatcaaacaaaaaaaaaaagcattcacaCACAGCTCaactagaaacaaaaaaaaaggactacagttgatttttttttcctttttaaacgTCTAGACACAGCTcaataaagaaatgtttttgcaaGCTTTGTAGGCTTGTGCATTCAGACCAGACATaacaagtaaatatttatacatggagagatggggaagggctttttttttctttgctcatcTTCCTCAACTCTcaatctctctcctttttcttttaatgagaaGTGCAGAGTGTTtcatttaactttctttttttttcctttttgcctttttcttttttttcgtttccttttttttttcttttttaatttttttttttaaaaggggtgccctttttgtttctctttctctttgttccACGCGGTTGTGCTCTCAAGGCCATTGATTTGTGAATGATGGAGTCTGCTGCCCTCCAAGAGCGAGGGCATCCCGCTGTTGTTCTGCTGGTGCTGGTAAAACGTCGACCCGGGGTAGTGCCCGATCACCTCGCTGTAGGTCGGCGGCGGTCCCTCCATCCTGCCATTGCTCCCATAGCAGGTCGCGCTGATGCCAGAGTTACTGCTGGGGGGGCACGGCCCCCCGTACACGGAGTTATCTATCAAGTCACTGTCGAAGATGGTTCTGTTGGGGGGCGCGCGCACCGACTCCCTGTTGAGCTCCATTTGCTGCTCGGGGTCGCGCAGCTGCAGCGTGCAGGGTCCCTGGTACGGGGGGGGCTCCTCGCCGTCCGACAGCGAGATGGTGGGGGGCAGGTCGATCTCGTGCTGCAGGTAGGGGTAGGTGGGCTGGAACCTGTTGAAGCGGTCCCTCTGCAGGAACGACGGCACCGCCAGCCGGTCGCTGGGCCTCGGGGTGTAGATTTGCTgctggaggggagagagagagagaaagggcgGCAGGACCGTGAGGCTCGGCCCCgtggcacagggacaggcgGCGTTGGTGGTACGTGGCACCCACAGGGCCCTCACCTCTGCTATCCCGTTCCCCGACACCGTGCTTTCCGACGGCCACAGGCTGCCCTCCTGcatgggaaaggagaagagaggcgAGGGTCAGGCTCAGCAACACGCAGCCCCGACCCGCTCCAAAGCGTTCAACCCGCTCCGGTACAAGTGGAAATACCACTGGAAATACCCTTTGTGATCAGGATTCCCCTCCGTTTTCAGCCCCATTTGTGTTTAGTCAATCACTCGCAGAATGAATGATGGGAACGGCAGCAGCACACCCCCGGCTGGAGGCTTCCCCCTCCCACCCGCGCCCACCCACCAGGTTCCTCTCCCCGCTTCCAACACGCCGCAGCGGCGTTTCACAGTGCGGGAGCCGGGAGCCAGGGGTGGTGATTCACAGTGTACCCGAGAACGCTCCATGAACTAATggcaagattaaaaaaaaaaccaacaacaaaactcaCACCCACATTCGGATGCAAGCAATCAAGGAAGTCGtgggaaaataaagagaataagtGAACACTCAAATGTTAAGCTCAATTTTGATTtggctacaaaaaaaaacaatacatcTACAGCAACAGGATGCTTCTAcggtgttttttcccccaaaggatTCCAGGTTCTTGCTTAAAAAGATCGAGGAGCTGCGGTTTAGAGGCTTCCCTACACTGCAGGCATCAGCCCTGATTCTGCAATCTGAACCCTGGCGCCAACAACCCGAGGCATGAAAATCCCACAAGCCAATTTCCCCCAAACCATGGGACTGGTTTACAATTCgtaatcaaaacaaacaaacaaacaagcctcCTTCCATTGGCTGCTGATACTGTGAACACACACAGTTCACCTTCTACGCTTTTGCCGTAAGacctaaaatatttaaatattgctaATATTCATATACAGCAACATCGCTCCGGGAGACAAAGCTGGAGGAAAACAAGCCAGGAGGCTCCTAATTACAACCCGCAGTCGCTGGCACTTCCCATCCCTTGCAGGTGAATCTCCAGTTCTGGCACCGGCAGACACGTTCACCaccaggggaaagaaaatgccaggcaccttttcttttcccctttttcctttaaggATAAAGCATCCCTTCCAAAGGCCACTCTTGGACCCAGcctgtgcagcagggctgccaaCCACAGACTCTCCATCtacaaaaacacctttcttaCCAGGGCACAGGGGGGCTCCCCCCAAACCAAGCAGCTTCAGGCTCCCCAGCCACGAAccccctgcctccagcactgCCACGGAGCCCCTCTGAGTAAAGGCTCGTGTCTCATTTTATGAAATCAACATCAGGATTAGAACTGCCAGAAAGCAGTAGCTAGGGGTGGGCAAATCTCACAGGCAGcaaacaggaatattttcatCCTTCCTGTTCTGGCCATGTCCCCAGCTTCACAGCTCTCCTCGCATACCTTCTGCTTCCAGAATATTTAGGACGTGAGTTCATCAGCAACGGCCCTGTCCAGAAAGCTGTGATTTCACAAAATGGAAGTTAGGTCTTGATGAGCAATATGGCTTTAAAAGCCTCTGCCAGTATTCCAGGACTCGCTTCAGAatctaaaattactttttaatttctttttagagaTCAATCTCCGACTTTTATAGAACCACTTGTTTGAGTAATGTCAGAG is from Anas acuta chromosome 16, bAnaAcu1.1, whole genome shotgun sequence and encodes:
- the PMEPA1 gene encoding protein TMEPAI isoform X2, producing MYNLMGLNSTAVALQPNVSCTCNCKRSLFQSMEITELEFVQIIIIVVVMMVMVVVITCLLNHYKLSARSFISRHSQGRRRDENLSSEGSLWPSESTVSGNGIAEQIYTPRPSDRLAVPSFLQRDRFNRFQPTYPYLQHEIDLPPTISLSDGEEPPPYQGPCTLQLRDPEQQMELNRESVRAPPNRTIFDSDLIDNSVYGGPCPPSSNSGISATCYGSNGRMEGPPPTYSEVIGHYPGSTFYQHQQNNSGMPSLLEGSRLHHSQINGLESTTAWNKEKEKQKGHPF
- the PMEPA1 gene encoding protein TMEPAI isoform X1; the encoded protein is MYNLMGLNSTAVALQPNVSCTCNCKRSLFQSMEITELEFVQIIIIVVVMMVMVVVITCLLNHYKLSARSFISRHSQGRRRDENLSSEGSLWPSESTVSGNGIAEQQIYTPRPSDRLAVPSFLQRDRFNRFQPTYPYLQHEIDLPPTISLSDGEEPPPYQGPCTLQLRDPEQQMELNRESVRAPPNRTIFDSDLIDNSVYGGPCPPSSNSGISATCYGSNGRMEGPPPTYSEVIGHYPGSTFYQHQQNNSGMPSLLEGSRLHHSQINGLESTTAWNKEKEKQKGHPF